A single window of Watersipora subatra chromosome 11, tzWatSuba1.1, whole genome shotgun sequence DNA harbors:
- the LOC137408551 gene encoding monocarboxylate transporter 14-like, producing MINVMELTEKDRDIPIDKGWAWVIVAGAFCLFALQSGGFKSQGIILLELIEKYEGVYSPSQLLWVFSLKFALGSILAPLVGFLIIKSSHRVVAAAGLILDMVGYLGLAYCTTLPAMLLSYSVIAGIGEEMMYLTPLLVSGSYFRKRKALALGIIASGSGFGYAIISYLLRFLFDNYSFGGACMLYGGFTLNFLIPVCLFRPISFYSERGANSLKKIKESDSSVKSGDQVLKVECEDYERQRSASFSHVESKYQVESSAFLSASNFPTSAVQESAISKSIKNISRSETLLRFKKSSSSPAVETRQEKFLWRVIILPRFILVLISSTFFIFGGFIVFQFLPALGKESGLSKETVTIAMMIGGVVEVPCRILNGHLADLKLVTITTQYALSMLVPGFFCLICASISGLAGISLALAGMSLIGTSVFSILPVVIGEMVGQDYVTSGMSIQLFFACISFGCTTYISGAIFDAFGSWKIIYFYIAAMMLLASTVVWPYCLWRWCSQKCSRSSTENTNQTVTKLTAD from the exons ATGATCAATGTAATGGAACTGACAGAGAAAGACAGAGATATACCTATAGACAAAGGATGGGCTTGGGTAATCGTAGCAG GTGCCTTTTGCCTATTTGCTCTTCAATCAGGAGGATTTAAAAGCCAAGGAATCATATTGCTAGAGCTAATAGAAAAGTACGAGGGAGTCTACTCACCCTCCCAACTGTTATGGGTGTTCTCTTTAAAGTTTGCACTCGGCTCCATACTAG CTCCCCTTGTTGGATTCCTCATCATCAAATCATCACACAGAGTTGTGGCTGCTGCCGGTCTCATCCTTGACATGGTTGGCTACCTTGGTCTGGCCTATTGTACAACTCTACCTGCAATGCTTCTCTCTTACAGCGTCATCGCTG GTATCGGAGAGGAGATGATGTACTTGACCCCATTGCTTGTTAGTGGATCATACTTTAGAAAAAGGAAAGCCTTAGCACTAGGAATAATAGCCAGTGGTTCAGGCTTTGGATACGCTATAATTTCTTACTTGTTGCGCTTTCTATTTGACAATTACTCCTTTGGTGGTGCCTGCATGCTCTATG GAGGCTTTACGCTGAATTTTCTAATACCTGTCTGTTTATTCCGGCCCATTTCTTTCTACTCTGAGAGAGGAGCTAACTCCTTGAAGAAGATCAAGGAATCGGATAGCTCTGTAAAGTCAGGTGACCAGGTTTTAAAG GTAGAATGTGAAGATTATGAAAGGCAGAGAAGTGCTTCTTTTAGTCATGTGGAAAGCAAATACCAAGTTGAGAGTAGCGCCTTTCTCTCAGCTTCAAATTTTCCTACCTCCGCTGTCCAAGAAAGCGCCATCAGCAAATCAATTAAAAACATATCTCGGTCTGAAACTTTGCTCCGCTTTAAAAAAAGCTCATCTAGCCCAGCCGTAGAGACTCGGCAAGAAAAGTTTCTATGGAGAGTTATTATTCTTCCAAGGTTTATCCTAGTGCTCATTTCATCAACTTTCTTTATATTTGGAGGGTTCATTGTTTTTCAATTCTTACCAGCTCTTGGCAAAGAATCAG GACTTTCAAAAGAAACAGTGACAATTGCGATGATGATAGGCGGCGTCGTCGAGGTTCCATGTAGAATTCTGAATGGACATCTTGCTGACCTGAAACTAGTTACTATTACGACTCAATACGCTCTTTCCATGCTAGTGCCTGGCTTCTTTTGCCTCATATGTGCCTCGATATCTGGTCTTGCAG GTATCTCATTGGCATTGGCAGGCATGTCTCTGATTGGAACATCTGTGTTCAGTATCCTGCCTGTAGTCATCGGAGAGATGGTTGGGCAGGACTACGTCACCAGTGGCATGTCTATACAATTGTTTTTTGCTTGCATCTCTTTTGGGTGTACAACATACATTTCAG GTGCTATATTTGATGCGTTTGGCAGCTGGAAGATAATTTACTTCTACATCGCGGCTATGATGTTGCTAGCATCAACTGTTGTGTGGCCATATTGTTTATGGAGATGGTGCAGCCAGAAATGTTCTAGAAGTTCAACTGAAAACACAAACCAAACTGTCACCAAGCTGACAGCTGATTAA